One genomic region from Caballeronia sp. M1242 encodes:
- a CDS encoding DUF899 domain-containing protein, with protein sequence MTTHTTATHNDWLAARLDLLKAEKELTRHSDELARQRQALPWVRIDKTYRFDTEAGDATLADLFGGRSQLLVYHFMFGPDWRAGCPSCSSIADGFDGFAVHLAHHDVALWAVSRASIDKLAAYKKRMGWRFPWASAKNGEFNYDFNVSFTEAQQRAGDIEYNFARGGHAMDMKDAPEPVKAFAAACGTDAPTFTRDRPGMSAFAMEDGVVYHTYSAYARGLDALWGMYQWLDRAPKGRNENGIWWKRHDEYAD encoded by the coding sequence ATGACGACTCACACGACTGCCACACACAATGACTGGCTCGCCGCACGGCTCGATCTGCTGAAAGCCGAGAAGGAGCTCACGCGCCACAGCGACGAGCTCGCGCGGCAACGTCAGGCTTTGCCGTGGGTTCGCATCGACAAGACATATCGCTTCGATACCGAAGCCGGCGATGCCACGCTCGCCGACCTCTTTGGCGGGCGCTCGCAACTGCTCGTCTATCACTTCATGTTCGGACCGGACTGGCGCGCGGGCTGCCCGTCGTGCTCGTCGATCGCGGACGGCTTCGATGGCTTCGCCGTTCATCTCGCGCATCACGATGTCGCGCTGTGGGCGGTCTCGCGGGCGTCCATCGACAAGCTCGCGGCCTATAAGAAGCGCATGGGATGGCGGTTTCCGTGGGCATCCGCGAAGAATGGCGAGTTCAACTACGACTTCAACGTGTCGTTCACCGAGGCGCAGCAGCGCGCGGGCGACATCGAATACAACTTTGCGCGCGGCGGCCACGCGATGGACATGAAGGACGCGCCCGAACCCGTCAAGGCGTTCGCGGCCGCTTGCGGCACCGACGCGCCGACCTTCACGCGCGATCGCCCCGGCATGAGCGCATTCGCGATGGAAGACGGCGTCGTCTATCACACGTATTCGGCGTATGCGCGCGGGCTCGATGCGCTCTGGGGCATGTATCAATGGCTCGATCGCGCGCCGAAAGGACGCAATGAGAACGGCATCTGGTGGAAGCGCCATGACGAGTACGCCGACTGA
- a CDS encoding DUF2182 domain-containing protein, producing MTAGYVTAWSMTGIAMYPLGATWSVLFMTKPVTGGAVIVLAGMVQSSRWKARRLARCRSTSEHRSTMLASYEHGIRHGMQCIASCAALTVALCVAGMADPRAVAAVTFAIAAERLLPFGHCVAKGIGVLMIAAGAAWMLHAVA from the coding sequence ATGACGGCCGGTTATGTCACGGCATGGTCGATGACCGGCATCGCGATGTATCCGCTCGGCGCGACATGGAGCGTGCTCTTCATGACGAAGCCCGTCACCGGCGGCGCGGTGATCGTGCTTGCCGGCATGGTGCAATCGAGCCGATGGAAGGCACGCCGTCTCGCGCGTTGCCGTTCCACCAGCGAGCATCGCTCGACGATGCTTGCATCGTATGAACACGGGATACGGCACGGCATGCAGTGCATTGCATCGTGCGCGGCGCTCACCGTGGCTTTATGCGTCGCGGGCATGGCGGACCCGCGAGCAGTGGCCGCGGTGACGTTCGCCATCGCCGCCGAACGCCTGCTGCCTTTCGGGCATTGCGTGGCAAAAGGCATTGGTGTACTGATGATCGCAGCGGGCGCGGCGTGGATGCTTCACGCCGTCGCATGA
- a CDS encoding methyl-accepting chemotaxis protein has translation MFSTIKGRLALAMTLLSALLIGIGVLGLIGMTHANSVTHDLFTNEMPSAVSVGNAEMFMARERLSFDRAALNVGTSAAEDAIGRGALMRKTSDEAWAKYASLAQDPEEKALGEKFNQQRLAMQKLIDEGYADVRAKDQEKITADASAMQAAFNEFAKTGVALRKLQFDLAQRAYDAGQAQFETFRLLSIAAVLAGVAAAIYSWASLRRRIARPLDAALTQFSAIASGDLRREVTVSSNDEMGQLLRGLSTMQASLIDTVRSVRSGSESIASATKQIAAGNIDLSSRTEQQASALQETASSMDELTGTVKQNADNARQASKLAANASEIASKGSHVVSQVVTTMGEINQSSAKIADIITIIEGIAFQTNILALNAAVEAARAGEEGRGFAVVAGEVRSLAQRSSAAAKEIKELIDTSVERVQSGSALVDEAGRTMTEISGAVQRVTDIMGEIAAASEEQSSGIDQVARAVTQMDEVTQQNAALVEEAAAAAQSLEDQAAALRTAVETFRLHEAA, from the coding sequence ATGTTTTCGACTATCAAAGGGCGGCTGGCTTTGGCCATGACGCTGCTGAGCGCGCTCTTGATCGGCATCGGCGTGCTCGGGCTCATCGGCATGACACACGCGAACTCGGTGACGCATGATCTGTTCACGAACGAAATGCCGAGCGCGGTTTCCGTCGGCAACGCCGAGATGTTCATGGCACGCGAGCGTCTGAGCTTCGACCGCGCCGCCTTGAACGTGGGCACGAGCGCGGCCGAAGATGCGATCGGGCGCGGCGCGCTCATGCGTAAGACCTCCGACGAAGCATGGGCCAAATACGCATCGCTGGCCCAGGATCCGGAAGAAAAGGCGCTCGGCGAGAAGTTCAATCAGCAGCGTCTCGCGATGCAGAAGCTGATCGACGAAGGCTACGCGGACGTGCGCGCGAAGGACCAGGAGAAGATCACCGCCGACGCCAGCGCCATGCAGGCGGCGTTCAACGAATTCGCCAAGACGGGCGTCGCGCTGCGCAAGCTGCAGTTCGACTTGGCGCAACGCGCGTACGACGCGGGACAAGCCCAGTTCGAAACCTTCCGCCTGTTGAGCATCGCGGCAGTCCTCGCAGGCGTCGCTGCCGCGATTTATTCGTGGGCGTCGCTGCGCCGCCGCATCGCGCGTCCGCTCGATGCCGCGCTCACGCAGTTCAGTGCGATTGCATCAGGCGATCTGCGCCGCGAAGTGACGGTCAGCTCGAACGATGAAATGGGCCAACTGCTGCGCGGCCTTTCGACGATGCAAGCGAGCCTCATCGACACCGTGCGTTCGGTACGCTCGGGCAGCGAGTCGATCGCCTCTGCAACGAAACAAATCGCAGCGGGCAATATCGACTTGTCATCGCGCACGGAACAGCAGGCTTCGGCGTTGCAGGAAACGGCGTCGAGCATGGATGAACTGACAGGCACCGTCAAACAGAACGCCGACAACGCGCGTCAGGCGAGCAAGCTGGCCGCCAATGCGTCGGAGATTGCGAGCAAGGGCAGCCATGTCGTGTCGCAAGTCGTCACGACGATGGGCGAGATCAATCAAAGCTCGGCGAAGATCGCGGACATCATTACGATCATCGAAGGCATCGCGTTCCAGACCAACATTCTCGCGTTGAACGCCGCCGTGGAAGCGGCGCGCGCTGGCGAAGAAGGACGCGGCTTCGCTGTCGTGGCGGGTGAAGTGCGCTCGCTCGCACAACGTTCGTCGGCGGCAGCGAAGGAGATCAAGGAACTGATCGACACATCGGTGGAGCGGGTGCAGTCGGGCAGCGCGCTTGTCGACGAAGCCGGCCGCACGATGACCGAAATCAGCGGCGCGGTGCAGCGCGTGACCGACATCATGGGCGAGATCGCGGCGGCATCGGAAGAGCAGAGCAGCGGCATTGATCAGGTGGCGCGCGCCGTGACGCAGATGGACGAAGTGACGCAGCAAAACGCGGCGCTCGTCGAGGAAGCGGCAGCCGCCGCGCAATCGCTGGAGGACCAGGCGGCGGCGCTGCGCACGGCGGTGGAGACGTTCAGGCTGCATGAGGCTGCGTGA
- a CDS encoding polysaccharide lyase family 1 protein has protein sequence MVSKLLQQREGYGRAATGGLDGKVVVVSLAADAGPGSLRDALVHARGPTWIRFPSDMKIALASMLRVPSNVTIDGRGHMVELLDYGFGIYGSANVIVTHLTIDGRLRTFAQAIDIANGSHDVWIDHLDLSRFAARLVNVKNGSTDVTVSWVKFHDDDKVMLVNNITDDNLFANYERDAIARVTIHHSYFVDTMQRNPRAQFGTVHLYNNLIQNWDFYGMSFSLEARALVEGNVFSNAAHRACTEPAYFPTVEGVNANYCRYIPQAPARSALVNGESDREHYERTKSLYGYTHGYQAFLSVRDNLYLGDAKAVLQDEQPGKVPKPPYCYSYEAPSVDLADRIRAHAGNTRDDAAAIGRCGQ, from the coding sequence ATGGTGTCCAAACTTCTTCAACAGCGAGAAGGCTATGGCCGCGCGGCGACGGGCGGACTGGACGGCAAGGTCGTAGTTGTGTCGTTGGCGGCGGACGCCGGGCCGGGATCGTTGCGCGATGCGCTCGTGCATGCGCGCGGACCCACCTGGATTCGCTTCCCGTCGGACATGAAGATCGCGCTCGCGTCCATGCTTCGCGTGCCGTCCAACGTGACGATAGACGGCCGCGGACACATGGTGGAACTGCTGGACTACGGCTTCGGCATCTATGGCAGCGCGAACGTCATCGTGACGCATCTGACGATAGACGGCCGCTTGCGCACGTTCGCGCAGGCGATCGACATCGCCAATGGATCGCACGATGTCTGGATCGATCACCTCGATCTCTCGCGGTTCGCGGCTCGGCTCGTCAACGTGAAGAACGGCTCGACCGATGTCACGGTCTCGTGGGTGAAGTTTCACGATGACGACAAGGTCATGCTGGTCAACAACATCACCGATGACAATCTCTTTGCCAACTACGAGCGCGATGCGATCGCTCGCGTGACGATTCACCATAGCTACTTCGTCGATACCATGCAGCGTAACCCGCGCGCGCAGTTTGGGACGGTCCACCTCTACAACAATCTCATCCAGAACTGGGACTTCTACGGCATGAGCTTCAGCCTGGAGGCGAGGGCGCTCGTCGAAGGCAATGTCTTTTCGAACGCCGCGCATCGCGCTTGCACGGAGCCGGCATACTTCCCGACGGTCGAAGGCGTCAACGCGAATTACTGCCGCTACATTCCGCAGGCGCCGGCACGCAGCGCGCTCGTCAATGGCGAATCGGATCGCGAACACTATGAGCGCACGAAGTCGCTCTACGGGTACACGCACGGCTATCAGGCGTTTCTTTCGGTACGCGACAACCTGTACCTCGGCGACGCGAAAGCGGTGCTGCAAGACGAGCAACCGGGCAAGGTGCCGAAGCCGCCGTACTGCTACTCGTACGAAGCGCCATCAGTGGATCTTGCCGATCGCATCCGCGCACATGCAGGCAACACGCGCGACGATGCTGCTGCAATCGGGCGGTGCGGTCAATAA
- a CDS encoding SDR family oxidoreductase: MPAWLLHESQSGLRDALAAQRFRWLVTGAAGFIGSNLVETLLVLGQEVRGLDNFATGHQRNLDEIRSRVGETRWRNFSFQEADIRDARACDAAVDGVDFVLHQAALGSVPRSVKDPIATHDVNATGFLNMLDASRRAGVRRFVYAASSSTYGDEPNLPKREERIGNPLSPYAVTKLVNEIYASVYARTYGFASIGMRYFNAFGPRQDPDGAYAAVIPKWIAAMLSGEDVQINGDGETSRDFCYVGNVVQANLRAALRAELASSEVYNVAVGGRTTLNDLFHVIRDGLAELGHAYHKQPAHRDFRAGDVRHSQADVSKAQRELGYVPLVDLRAGMKEALPWYVDFLTNTKRVRAS; the protein is encoded by the coding sequence ATGCCGGCATGGCTGCTGCACGAGTCGCAATCCGGCTTGCGCGATGCGCTCGCTGCACAGCGCTTTCGATGGCTCGTGACGGGCGCGGCGGGCTTCATCGGATCGAATCTTGTCGAGACGCTTCTCGTGCTCGGACAGGAAGTGCGCGGGTTGGACAACTTCGCGACCGGGCATCAGCGCAATCTCGATGAGATCAGGTCGCGCGTCGGCGAAACGCGCTGGCGCAATTTCAGCTTTCAGGAGGCCGATATCCGTGACGCGCGCGCGTGCGATGCCGCGGTAGACGGCGTGGACTTCGTGCTGCATCAGGCTGCGCTCGGGTCGGTGCCGCGTTCGGTGAAAGATCCGATTGCGACCCACGATGTCAATGCAACGGGCTTTCTCAACATGCTCGATGCGTCGCGGCGGGCCGGCGTGCGCCGCTTCGTCTACGCGGCGTCGAGTTCGACGTATGGCGATGAGCCCAATCTTCCGAAGCGCGAAGAGCGCATAGGCAATCCGCTGTCACCGTATGCCGTCACCAAGCTGGTGAACGAGATCTATGCGAGCGTATATGCGCGCACTTACGGATTCGCCTCCATCGGCATGCGGTACTTCAACGCGTTTGGACCGCGGCAGGATCCGGACGGCGCCTACGCGGCGGTGATTCCGAAGTGGATTGCCGCCATGCTATCGGGCGAAGACGTGCAGATCAATGGCGACGGCGAAACGAGCCGCGACTTCTGCTATGTCGGCAATGTGGTGCAGGCGAACTTGCGCGCGGCGCTTCGCGCGGAGCTTGCCTCGAGCGAGGTCTACAACGTCGCGGTGGGCGGACGCACGACGCTCAACGACCTCTTTCATGTGATCCGCGACGGTCTCGCGGAACTGGGCCACGCATATCACAAGCAACCGGCGCACCGCGATTTCCGCGCAGGCGACGTGCGCCATTCGCAAGCGGACGTGTCGAAGGCGCAGCGTGAACTCGGCTATGTGCCGCTCGTCGATTTGCGCGCGGGAATGAAAGAGGCGCTGCCGTGGTACGTCGATTTCCTGACGAACACGAAGCGGGTGCGTGCGTCATGA
- a CDS encoding tetratricopeptide repeat protein has translation MNKPNGRTPFDACKALVRKGEWTAGLAAYADAVRAGAVPDEAARVYRAIAQIRVGENGAAAIEALDASLIRAADARIDVKRLVVSPLIRDGALHDAAAVLGALVNAWPELAEERRMLASVLGRLQRWDEAVRHADAAARIEPDAPAARAACIQLRLQAGRVAEAAELARASIDMAVAHAAHAHAWLTALTRAGHTEVAARLASRLDAASMPNDRAAAAVVQALASDNRIGLAISAGEAALRAGLDGTALRSQLGQAYLASGVSDGGHLRALEQLARGVALAPNDMRLMTLYGETLLRAGRYEDAVTHLQSACERCPDLAHTRTLLARALRHCGRHAESADHMLTLASQRPDDERVQRLAIAALSQAGRKDQASELYRKRLDARDRLLPSSFALAMAQVDMRLDEVSIPKERLDWAWSLRREADPATREAWERAARWGHLVDHLLLEWLECRDHLIEEAMTLLDDLDETERRFAPLLAGGKGVVVATAHVGPMYAGLMVLELLGIPSRWVASMPGVATAHYASALISTADQTEAQVARQCFRALQSGFAVCIAVDGAPNPAAPRVPFAGQEITYSSFAARAAHRLGSPSVFYAPRWRNGKIVQTLEMLPAAEPGEDVERYALRWQEAYLGHLREHLAGAPEDLRLSGGLWRHVRPVDPSAHATRAACDRNLSCIN, from the coding sequence ATGAACAAGCCGAATGGCCGCACGCCGTTCGATGCCTGCAAGGCTCTGGTCAGAAAAGGCGAGTGGACTGCCGGCCTCGCCGCGTATGCCGATGCCGTGCGAGCCGGCGCTGTGCCTGATGAAGCGGCGCGCGTGTATCGCGCCATCGCGCAGATTCGCGTCGGCGAGAACGGAGCCGCCGCGATCGAGGCACTGGATGCGTCGCTCATCCGCGCCGCCGATGCCCGCATCGACGTGAAGCGCCTCGTCGTATCGCCGCTAATTAGGGACGGCGCGCTGCACGACGCAGCCGCCGTCCTCGGCGCATTGGTGAACGCGTGGCCCGAGCTCGCCGAGGAGCGGCGGATGCTCGCGAGCGTTCTCGGCCGCTTGCAACGCTGGGACGAAGCGGTGAGGCACGCGGATGCCGCAGCGCGGATCGAACCCGACGCGCCGGCTGCGCGTGCGGCCTGCATCCAGTTGCGGCTCCAGGCGGGGCGCGTCGCAGAGGCGGCCGAACTGGCGCGCGCGAGCATCGACATGGCGGTGGCGCACGCCGCGCATGCGCACGCGTGGCTGACCGCGCTCACGCGCGCGGGGCATACGGAAGTCGCCGCGCGGCTCGCATCGCGCCTCGACGCCGCGAGCATGCCCAACGATCGCGCTGCGGCGGCCGTCGTGCAGGCGCTGGCGAGCGACAACCGTATCGGACTCGCGATATCTGCGGGAGAGGCGGCATTGCGCGCCGGACTCGACGGCACGGCGCTGCGTTCGCAACTGGGGCAGGCGTATCTGGCGAGCGGCGTCTCGGACGGCGGCCATCTGCGAGCGCTCGAACAATTGGCGCGCGGCGTGGCGCTCGCACCGAACGACATGCGGCTCATGACGCTCTATGGCGAGACGCTGCTGCGCGCGGGTCGCTATGAAGATGCCGTCACGCATCTGCAAAGCGCGTGCGAGCGTTGTCCCGACCTTGCGCACACGCGAACGTTACTCGCCCGCGCATTGCGCCACTGCGGCCGCCACGCGGAATCGGCAGACCACATGCTGACGCTCGCATCCCAGCGCCCGGACGATGAACGCGTACAGCGTCTCGCGATCGCGGCGTTGTCTCAGGCCGGCAGAAAGGATCAAGCGTCCGAGCTTTACCGCAAACGTCTCGACGCGCGAGACCGCCTGCTGCCTTCGAGTTTTGCGCTCGCAATGGCGCAAGTCGATATGCGACTTGATGAAGTCAGTATCCCGAAGGAAAGGCTCGATTGGGCGTGGTCACTACGCAGGGAAGCGGACCCGGCGACGCGCGAAGCATGGGAGCGGGCGGCGCGCTGGGGACATCTGGTCGATCATCTGTTGCTGGAATGGCTCGAATGTCGCGATCATCTGATTGAAGAAGCCATGACCTTGCTCGACGATCTCGACGAAACGGAGCGGCGGTTCGCCCCATTACTTGCGGGCGGAAAGGGTGTCGTGGTCGCGACCGCGCATGTCGGCCCCATGTACGCCGGCCTGATGGTGCTCGAACTGCTCGGCATTCCGTCGCGCTGGGTGGCGAGCATGCCGGGCGTCGCCACGGCGCATTACGCGTCCGCGCTCATCTCCACGGCGGACCAGACCGAGGCGCAAGTGGCCCGGCAATGCTTTCGCGCCCTTCAATCCGGCTTCGCGGTATGTATTGCGGTCGATGGCGCGCCGAACCCCGCCGCGCCGCGCGTTCCGTTCGCCGGGCAGGAGATCACCTACTCGTCGTTCGCGGCACGTGCCGCGCACCGGCTCGGCTCGCCGTCGGTCTTTTATGCGCCGCGATGGCGCAACGGCAAGATCGTGCAAACACTCGAAATGCTGCCCGCCGCCGAGCCCGGCGAGGATGTCGAACGCTATGCGCTCCGATGGCAGGAGGCTTATCTCGGCCACCTGCGCGAGCATCTTGCCGGAGCGCCGGAAGACCTGCGCCTGAGCGGCGGGCTGTGGCGTCACGTGCGTCCGGTCGATCCGTCCGCTCATGCAACGCGCGCCGCATGCGATCGAAACCTATCGTGTATCAACTGA
- a CDS encoding sugar ABC transporter — protein MSESGSVIEARRRERDTARLARRKARWMMLALVLVPVALCAAYATFVAKPRYSAEARFSVRATSSAAPLTGGAASLFTTGGGAGVAAGFVDGWAVSDFLASRDCMRQLDGRIGLRRRLTLNGLDLPNRLPSNASEDALYRAYRSSVKVSYNIMEQVDVMQVSAYSPADAAAISDALLDLAQNFVQRMDEKGVDDALKVSRQAVALARKEAQSARAALTKWRIVNQNLDPAANAAMLLNLSAQLETELNTAQINLDKIRALGNPQHPMLAPAAAQVQALTERLAQTRERISGKGKTQASQLGDYESLKNAEAFADANLTATQQSYQQAFTDTLKLQRYLTVITRPLPTDRPTSPNVPLLLLASLAAGLALALVVRVAVMLAREFFNG, from the coding sequence ATGTCTGAGTCCGGATCGGTCATCGAAGCGCGCCGCCGTGAACGAGACACGGCGAGGCTCGCGCGGCGAAAGGCGCGCTGGATGATGCTCGCGCTCGTTCTCGTGCCGGTCGCGTTGTGCGCGGCGTACGCGACGTTCGTTGCGAAACCGCGCTATTCCGCCGAAGCGCGATTCTCGGTGCGCGCGACTTCGAGCGCTGCGCCGCTCACGGGCGGCGCAGCGAGTCTCTTTACGACCGGCGGCGGCGCTGGCGTGGCTGCCGGTTTCGTCGATGGCTGGGCCGTCAGCGACTTCCTCGCTTCTCGCGACTGCATGCGCCAACTCGACGGAAGAATCGGACTGCGCCGCCGGCTCACGTTGAACGGTCTCGATCTGCCTAACCGGCTGCCGTCGAACGCGTCCGAAGACGCTCTCTATCGCGCATACCGTTCGTCCGTGAAGGTGTCGTACAACATCATGGAACAGGTCGATGTCATGCAGGTGAGCGCCTATTCGCCGGCCGATGCTGCGGCGATCTCGGATGCGCTGCTCGACCTCGCTCAAAACTTCGTACAACGAATGGATGAGAAGGGCGTCGACGATGCGCTCAAGGTGAGCCGGCAGGCCGTCGCGCTGGCGCGGAAAGAGGCGCAGTCGGCACGCGCGGCGCTGACGAAATGGCGAATCGTCAACCAGAATCTCGATCCCGCTGCGAACGCGGCCATGCTGCTCAATCTCTCGGCTCAACTGGAAACCGAGCTCAACACGGCGCAGATCAACCTCGACAAGATTCGCGCGCTCGGCAATCCGCAGCACCCGATGCTGGCTCCGGCAGCGGCACAGGTGCAGGCATTGACGGAGCGGCTCGCGCAGACGCGAGAGCGCATTAGCGGCAAGGGCAAGACTCAGGCGAGCCAGTTGGGCGACTATGAATCGTTGAAGAACGCCGAGGCGTTCGCGGATGCCAATCTCACCGCGACCCAGCAAAGTTATCAGCAGGCATTCACGGATACGCTGAAGCTCCAGCGATACCTGACGGTCATCACGCGGCCCTTGCCGACGGACCGGCCCACGAGCCCGAACGTGCCGCTTCTTTTGTTGGCGTCGCTGGCTGCGGGTCTTGCGCTCGCGCTTGTCGTACGCGTCGCCGTGATGCTCGCGCGCGAGTTCTTCAATGGATAA
- a CDS encoding ATPase, protein MIRLHAVTCSSTISGSLTPLISNVDLDIARGRYALLSRTPEAHRALIDVLAGLRRPRHGFVEHRGRVSWPLSRQGFIRGKANGLRMIEFVCALHGLPAKAAIELVADLITCPAHLELPMEHWPLATRQEVSFALALAPDFDVYVVDGALPHEASRFARLWRALFDERLVGRTLILSTYRRQQMADYCVKGLVYEGSSLRIDADLDECLRRFPPRRANSESVASADGNGLDAARGPFDV, encoded by the coding sequence ATGATCCGACTGCACGCCGTCACGTGTTCATCGACGATCTCGGGCTCGCTCACGCCGCTGATATCGAACGTCGATCTCGACATTGCGCGGGGACGCTATGCGTTGCTTTCGCGAACGCCCGAAGCCCATCGCGCACTGATCGATGTGCTGGCCGGCCTGCGCAGGCCGCGCCACGGCTTCGTCGAGCATCGCGGTCGCGTGTCGTGGCCGCTCAGCCGACAGGGCTTCATTCGCGGCAAGGCGAACGGACTGCGCATGATCGAGTTCGTGTGCGCGCTGCATGGCTTGCCTGCGAAGGCGGCTATCGAACTCGTGGCGGACCTTATTACGTGCCCCGCGCATCTCGAACTGCCGATGGAACATTGGCCGCTCGCGACGCGTCAGGAAGTGTCGTTTGCGCTCGCGCTCGCGCCCGACTTCGATGTCTATGTGGTCGACGGCGCCCTGCCACATGAAGCAAGCCGCTTCGCGCGTCTGTGGCGCGCGCTGTTCGACGAACGACTGGTCGGGCGCACGCTCATTCTCTCAACTTACCGTCGTCAGCAGATGGCGGATTATTGCGTCAAAGGTTTGGTCTATGAAGGAAGCAGCCTTCGAATCGACGCCGATCTCGACGAGTGCCTCCGTCGATTCCCTCCGCGCCGGGCGAACAGCGAGTCCGTCGCAAGCGCGGACGGCAACGGACTCGACGCCGCCAGAGGTCCGTTCGATGTCTGA
- a CDS encoding ABC transporter permease produces the protein MSNKRRIDDWRARRRTNGYRIGAGAQMEDAGPHAPATTLALILAALRRSPRETPGQRRQVYESLQARLSEGVPPADEETLDLRRRQLRTAIRLLENDIRAGVDVFAPGYAPATLAREEAHLADAHEKRVRRRREEEAREARRSASREDRALTPDVSAGEASDLAALKSRIASLHARQRPRAVQAGRSDLRALLPMLIFQLDTMQGESRFALAWAFFGPAVLLTLISSLYLLTGTQFILGMDVPTFSLLGATTWIMFRQIIFRSSTSYISARGWLNLQGVTPLLCACVQAVLYQAIFVLVFATLILVGHGFDLISLPASWPAFFGYVIAMGFGGASTGVFFGAIASKWRFFLRLATAIERLLEIFSSVFFVSEQLPEQYRGWFLWSPFAHGMQLLRSAYFESYRSTDARLSYFVTSLVLLAAVALCAERFARCNVQPM, from the coding sequence ATGAGCAATAAGAGGCGGATAGACGACTGGCGCGCGCGTCGGCGAACAAACGGCTACCGGATCGGCGCGGGCGCGCAGATGGAAGACGCCGGGCCGCACGCGCCCGCGACGACGCTCGCGCTTATCCTCGCGGCGCTGCGCCGTTCACCGCGCGAGACGCCTGGGCAGCGGCGTCAGGTGTACGAGTCGCTACAGGCGCGTCTTAGCGAGGGCGTGCCGCCCGCAGACGAAGAAACGCTCGATCTGCGGCGACGGCAACTGCGCACCGCGATTCGTCTCCTGGAGAACGACATCCGCGCGGGCGTCGATGTGTTCGCTCCCGGCTACGCGCCGGCCACGCTCGCACGAGAAGAAGCGCATCTTGCCGATGCACACGAAAAGCGCGTCCGCCGCCGTCGCGAAGAAGAAGCGCGCGAGGCTCGCCGCAGCGCGTCGCGCGAGGACCGCGCGCTGACGCCGGACGTCAGCGCCGGCGAAGCCAGCGACCTCGCGGCGCTGAAGTCTCGCATCGCCTCGCTTCATGCGAGACAACGGCCACGGGCGGTGCAAGCCGGCCGCTCCGACCTGCGCGCGTTGCTTCCGATGCTGATCTTCCAGCTCGACACCATGCAAGGCGAAAGCCGCTTCGCACTCGCGTGGGCGTTTTTCGGACCGGCGGTGCTGCTCACGCTCATTTCGTCGCTCTACTTGCTGACGGGAACCCAGTTCATTCTGGGAATGGACGTGCCGACCTTCTCGTTGCTGGGCGCGACGACGTGGATCATGTTCCGGCAGATCATCTTTCGAAGCAGCACGAGCTACATCTCCGCTCGCGGATGGCTCAACCTTCAGGGCGTCACGCCGCTCCTGTGCGCGTGCGTGCAGGCCGTGCTGTATCAGGCCATCTTCGTTCTCGTGTTCGCGACGCTGATTCTCGTCGGCCACGGGTTCGATCTGATCAGCTTGCCGGCGAGCTGGCCCGCGTTCTTCGGCTATGTGATCGCGATGGGCTTCGGCGGCGCGTCGACGGGCGTGTTCTTCGGCGCTATCGCGAGCAAGTGGCGCTTCTTCCTGCGCCTTGCCACGGCCATCGAACGACTGCTCGAAATCTTCAGCAGCGTGTTCTTCGTGTCGGAGCAGTTGCCGGAGCAGTATCGCGGGTGGTTCTTGTGGTCGCCGTTCGCGCACGGCATGCAGCTATTGCGCTCGGCGTATTTCGAAAGCTATCGCTCGACGGATGCGCGTCTCTCCTACTTCGTCACGTCGCTCGTCCTTCTTGCGGCCGTGGCGCTTTGCGCCGAACGGTTCGCGCGATGCAACGTCCAGCCGATGTGA